A stretch of Natronococcus sp. CG52 DNA encodes these proteins:
- a CDS encoding HalOD1 output domain-containing protein has protein sequence MTEMTPRQRSSSVEDCYTVQYDRLGDEPLSVTIADAVATHSGTDVTELEPLHYAINADALERLFEPRSNGLRTGGSVTFEYNDCTVTVTADGEIHVESS, from the coding sequence ATGACAGAGATGACGCCGCGACAACGTTCCTCATCGGTAGAGGACTGCTACACAGTACAGTACGACCGACTCGGCGACGAGCCGCTCAGCGTGACGATCGCTGATGCCGTTGCAACGCACAGCGGGACGGACGTGACGGAACTCGAACCCCTTCACTACGCGATCAACGCCGACGCACTCGAGCGCCTGTTCGAACCGCGATCGAACGGACTTCGAACCGGCGGTTCGGTAACGTTCGAGTACAATGACTGCACCGTTACCGTTACGGCTGACGGCGAGATCCACGTCGAATCTTCCTGA
- a CDS encoding HalOD1 output domain-containing protein, with amino-acid sequence MDEGDQSGAERSSDSSSIHVQRTDDWSATKPSIAVINALATVKNVDPAELTTECGITLYDYVDPEALDVLVRNQRSEQAIVSFAIDRYQIRFESDELIVCSRDR; translated from the coding sequence ATGGACGAGGGAGACCAGTCGGGGGCCGAGAGGAGTTCTGATTCGAGTTCTATCCACGTACAGAGGACGGACGATTGGTCGGCTACGAAACCGAGTATCGCTGTAATTAACGCTCTCGCAACCGTCAAGAACGTCGATCCAGCCGAACTCACAACCGAGTGCGGAATCACTCTCTACGATTACGTTGATCCGGAAGCGCTCGATGTGCTCGTACGAAATCAACGATCCGAACAGGCCATCGTCTCCTTCGCTATTGACCGCTATCAAATTCGGTTCGAAAGTGATGAACTGATCGTCTGCTCCCGCGACCGATAA
- a CDS encoding HalOD1 output domain-containing protein, whose protein sequence is MTSPNIFSDSNDQRRIEHQYDTDTPPSTAIVQAIAAIEDVDPTDFQTDLGIRLYDHIDPEALNRLITNNGDIATVTVDLTLHNDHRYAVQIHDDWQLVVQKDG, encoded by the coding sequence ATGACTTCGCCGAATATCTTCAGCGATTCGAACGACCAGAGACGCATTGAACACCAGTACGACACAGATACACCGCCCAGTACCGCCATCGTGCAGGCCATCGCTGCCATCGAAGACGTTGATCCGACGGATTTCCAGACAGACCTGGGAATCAGACTCTACGACCACATAGATCCGGAGGCACTCAACCGTCTCATCACCAACAACGGCGATATTGCTACCGTCACTGTCGATCTGACGCTTCATAACGATCACCGGTATGCTGTACAGATACACGACGACTGGCAGCTCGTCGTTCAAAAAGATGGCTGA